Genomic window (Thiosulfatimonas sediminis):
AGGTACTTCTTTCGGAAATGTCCGATATTCAGTTATTTGTGCAAAAAATTGACCATCTTTACGAACGCCGATTGAGCCAATTTTTCCATATCCAAAGTAGGTACCAGTTCCGGCTTTCGCCGGCTCGTAATAAATAAATTCACTATTTTCTGTGATTTGATTTTTATATTTTTCTGGGAAATGGTACAAAAACCCTACTAAGTCATCGTATTCGGAATTGTGTCGATACTGTGAAAGTATAAGGTGGTTTGGATTTAACATTATTGGACTCAATCTATAATATTGTTATTTTCTAATAGAAACTGTCTCGTTTCAAGGGATTTTTATATATTGCGAATCGCTGGTTAACCAGGTTTTAAGAGTTTTAATTACTAACGTGACTTCTTTAGGTGTTTTACCTCGTAATGAGCATTCCCAGACTGTGGCAACTCGCCAACCTTGATTGATTAGTCTATCGATATTTTTTCGATCACGAGATTTATTTAATTTTATTTTGTTTGACCAAAACTCTTGGTTTGATTTTGGTAGCTTACCGTGCGGGCAGTTATGTCCATGCCAAAAACAGCCGTGAACAAAAATTACCGCTTTGTATTTTGGTAGAACTATATCAGGTGTTGCGGGGAGTGTCCTGTCGTTAATTTTGTACCTGAAACCTCTTACGAAAAGCGCTTTTCTTACCACTAACTCGATGGAAGTGTTTTTGTTTCTAACCTTAGACATCATCTTACTTCTTGTTCTTTGATCGACGGTGTCTGTCATGAAGTGAAACCTTACAATTAAACAGAAATTTTTTGAATGATGACTGATTCTAGTTTGTCGATAGAATTCCATGTGTGAAGAACTCTTTCAAAATCTAAAGACAGTCCAGAAACGACAGAGCCTTTGGTTCCATCCCACACACCTTTGTAGCGGGTTAAGTTCTTCATAATTGTATCGAGAGTTTGGTCGCCGATTATTTTTTTGCTTTTGATTAATCCAACGGTGCATTCGTTTTTTCGACGTTGTTGGATATCAATCCAACAGTAGTGATTACCATTGTGCTTAATATCGACGGCAATATAGCTTCTTCGGGTTTTGCTAGCGGATTCCAAATAAGCCCATTGCCTTCTTGTACTGGCTTCAGACAGAGGGACAACGTCAATTCTTCTAATTTTTATCTTCATGCCATCACTGGCAAGTTGTTTTACCGCTTCCTGAAGCATTTCCAAGTCTGCGCCGACGCCTTTGCTTCGATTGATTTTAGCCTGTTGGTTGGTCGAGTCTTTGCCGTAGTTGCCTTGACCAGTTCCTAGACCGTCGGCTTCCGGCGCTTTAGGTTTGTTTGGAGGGGATTTATAGCGGTTGTATTCTTTGCTCTCCGGTTTGATGATTTCTTTATTTTCTAAAAAATCGAATTGAGCCGATTGGATGAGAATATTTTGAATTGGAAGGTTTTTGTGCGTTTCCTTTTCACTATTCAGCTCTTGACCATCAATTTCCTTTTCATCGTTTCTGTTTAGGTTTCGGTCGTAGGTTTTCTTTTCTTCCTGCTCCATATCTGTTTCGGAATCGGCCTTTGTCGAATTATTATCTCGGTCGACTTGAAGCTGAGAGAAAGGGAATGGATGTGAGCACTTCAGTAATTGAAGTATTAGGTATCGTGGGCGTTCTTTAGTTCCAATTTGTAAGCCTTTTGCCTTCCAGCGAGTTGTGCCAATAAAAGGAATAGCGCATTCGAAGAAGCCGGATTTATTCGAGTCTAAGTTTCTGAGTAAGCTTTTATGAATTTCTTGAACGCCATGCTTAGCGTTTTCGTCGAAAAGGATTCTGCCTATTGTCCAAGCGTCAATATCGGAAAATCGCTGCCTTAAATGAACAATAGCTCTGTCTAATTCTGAATCAAAACCGCATTTTTCATAATTAACAATATCGTTAAGGTCATAACTGTATTCTCCCCAAAATGCACTATGGGCTAGGTCAGTAGAATGGCAATAATAAAAGCGGGCAACTTCGGAGGCTGGGATGATAATTCCGTAAGGGTCTTGGTTATATTCAATTGCAAGGCAACTCGATGAGGCAAATTCTTTAGGAATATCTCGAATGGTAGGTGGTATGGCATATTTTCCGGCTTCGATTTTATCCCATGCTTCGATGATACGAATGCAATCCGGAGTGATATTGATCTTGGGTAAGATGAAATTTTCAATTTGGTCAGGTTCGTAAATAGTGAGCCGTTTATCTCTCCAATTAGAACCGATTTTTAGAAGTGGAAGTTGGCCGACTCCGATTTCGATTGTTCGATCACCATGCTTAGAGCGAATGCCTACTTCAATTAGTGGCTCGGACGGTACTTGAGGATTTCTGGTGATCCGTCCGTGCCAGATGATTGTCCAGTTTCCATTGGGAAACTCTTTTATAGGCGGTGTGTTTTGAAAGATTTCGGCCATTCTCAGTACAAATTAATTTTGTAGAATCCAAAATAATGTTGTTCAGTCCAAATTAATGTTGAAACTCACATCTTGTTTGTCACTGCTTTTGGCTTGTAAATCGGCGTGGTACGAACTGCGAACCATTGGGCCAGCGGCGACGTTTTCAAAGCCCATTTGATAACCGGCGTCTTCTATTTTTTTGAACTCTTCAGGGCTCCAGTATTTTTTCACGGCTAAGTGAAAGCTGCTTGGCTGTAAATACTGGCCAACGGTGAGCATTTGCACATCGTGGGCACGTAAATCATGCATCACTTGCAGCAGTTCATCCATGGTTTCCCCTAAACCGACCATTAACCCAGATTTAGTTTTAACTTCGGGGTGCAGTGCTTTAAAGCGTTTGAGTAGATCCAAAGAGGATTGATAATCGGCACCAGGACGCGCCTCTTCGTAGAGGCGTGGGATGGTTTCCAAATTATGGTTCAGCACATCTGGTGGTTGCTGGTTCAATGTTTCCAGAGCGACCGTCAAGCGACCACGAAAATCCGGTACAAGCGTTTCAATTTTGGTTTGCGGTGATGCGCTACGAATGGCGGCGACACAGTCGTTAAAATGTTGGGCGCCACCATCACGTAAGTCATCGCGGTCAACGGAGGTTATGACAATGTATTTCAAGCCCATCGCTTTTACGGTGCGTGCCAGATGCGCCGGTTCTTCTTGATTTAACGGTTTTGGTCGACCGTGCGTAACATCGCAAAATGGGCATTTACGCGTGCAAATATCGCCCATAATCATAAACGTAGCGGTGCCGTGACCGAAACATTCCGCAAGATTGGGGCAAGAGGCTTCTTCACAGACGCTGTGTAGGCCTTGTTCGCGCATGATGTTTTTGAGTTCCCGAATGCGGTGAATGTCTTTTGCTTTTGGGAGTTGTGCTTTAATCCAGCGCGGTTTTTTCAATTTTGGCGCTTCTGGATCTGGGCGTAATTTCAGCGATTTGGTTTTGTACTGACCCTTTGGCATGGCTGCATTACGCTCTTTGAGATTACTGAGGTTGCCAATTTGCTCCAGTTGAATCTCTTGTCGCTGCGGGGGTTGTGACATAGTTAGTACTCGTATTCGCTTAAAAGGCGCCTATTATAATTCATTCGCAGAATTTTCAAAAATCGGCGCTTAATTCGATAGTAGAGGATTGTTCGATTTGTTGCTCTAAGTGTTGGCACAGCTCTCTGCCAAGCGTGTCTAGCCCAGGTAAGCGCGGTTTTGGTAGTAATGCGCTGAGTTGAGTCATTTGCATTTGCGCTAATCCGCATGGGTTAATGGCCTGAAACGGGGTTAAATCCATTGCGACATTCAACGCGAGGCCATGATAGCTTTTTTGTTTGCGGATTTTGAGGCCGAGTGAGGCGATTTTTTGACCATCGACATAGACTCCAGGCGCATCGACACGTGCGTAGGCCTGAATGCCATAGTCTGCCAAAAGGGCGATAATGCTGTTCTCCAGAATGGATACCAACGCACGCACTCCGAGTTTTCGGCGTTTCAAATCGATTAAGACATAGACGATTAATTGTCCAGGTGCATGATAGGTAATTTGTCCGCCGCGATCGCTTTGGACGATCGGTA
Coding sequences:
- a CDS encoding very short patch repair endonuclease, giving the protein MTDTVDQRTRSKMMSKVRNKNTSIELVVRKALFVRGFRYKINDRTLPATPDIVLPKYKAVIFVHGCFWHGHNCPHGKLPKSNQEFWSNKIKLNKSRDRKNIDRLINQGWRVATVWECSLRGKTPKEVTLVIKTLKTWLTSDSQYIKIP
- the lipA gene encoding lipoyl synthase; the protein is MSQPPQRQEIQLEQIGNLSNLKERNAAMPKGQYKTKSLKLRPDPEAPKLKKPRWIKAQLPKAKDIHRIRELKNIMREQGLHSVCEEASCPNLAECFGHGTATFMIMGDICTRKCPFCDVTHGRPKPLNQEEPAHLARTVKAMGLKYIVITSVDRDDLRDGGAQHFNDCVAAIRSASPQTKIETLVPDFRGRLTVALETLNQQPPDVLNHNLETIPRLYEEARPGADYQSSLDLLKRFKALHPEVKTKSGLMVGLGETMDELLQVMHDLRAHDVQMLTVGQYLQPSSFHLAVKKYWSPEEFKKIEDAGYQMGFENVAAGPMVRSSYHADLQAKSSDKQDVSFNINLD
- the lipB gene encoding lipoyl(octanoyl) transferase LipB, whose product is MPIRVKYLGLQDYQNTWQAMQAFTNQRSTSTADELWVVEHPPVYTQGLNGKAEHLLRPDPRIPIVQSDRGGQITYHAPGQLIVYVLIDLKRRKLGVRALVSILENSIIALLADYGIQAYARVDAPGVYVDGQKIASLGLKIRKQKSYHGLALNVAMDLTPFQAINPCGLAQMQMTQLSALLPKPRLPGLDTLGRELCQHLEQQIEQSSTIELSADF